TATGTTTGATAAGAAAATGGGTGAATTATCAGGGGGACAGCAAAAACGGGTTGCGCTGGCTAAAGTGCTGATTGAACCGGCTGATTTATTGCTGCTGGATGAGCCGACGAACCATCTGGACGTTGCATCGATTCAATGGCTGCAAGATTTTCTGCAAAATGTCCAGGGGGCTGTATTATTCATCACACACGACCGATACTTCCTGGATCAGGTTGCCACACATATTTATGAGCTGGCCGATAAAACACTGTATTCCCATACAGGAAACTATGCAGATTATTTGGAAGCGAAAGCGCTGCGCGAGGAAATGAATGCATCTTCTGAGCAAAAAAACCGTAATCGTTACCGTAATGAATTAAAGTGGATACGCCGTGGAGCGAAGGCCAGATCGACGAAACAGAAAGCGCGAATCGGACGTTTTGAAGAGTTGGAAGAAAAGGTAAAGCAGTCGGATGGCTCATTGGACTTTGATATGGATCTGCAGACGACCCGCCTTGGGAAAAAAGTGCTGGAAATCCGCGATATTACCAAACGGTTTGGAGATAAAGTAATCCTGAATCCGTTTTCTGCCATACTCCAGGCGAAAGAGCGCATAGCGATTGTCGGTCCGAACGGAGTGGGGAAGACGACGCTTCTGCAAATGCTAGACGGAACGATTGAACCCGACTCCGGTGAAGTGGATAGAGGGTCAACTGTGAAGATTGCGCACTTCCATCAGCATATCCCCGCAATGAATGAGAATCAGCGAATCATTGAATATGTCCGTGAAACATCGAATGATATAGAGACAGGCAGCGGTGAGCGGCTGTCTGCGACACAAATGCTGGAACGCTTTCTATTCCCGTCTTCAGCACATGGAACACCGATCGGAAAACTTTCCGGCGGCGAACGGAAACGGCTGTATCTATTGAAACTGCTGATGGAGCAGCCGAACGTTCTATTGCTAGATGAGCCGACGAATGATTTGGATCTTGAAACGCTTTCTGTCCTTGAATCTTTCATTGACACGTTTGCCGGCGTTGTGGTGACGATTTCGCACGACCGCTTTTTCCTGGACCGGATCTCAAGAAAACTATGGATTCTTGACGGGTCGGGAGAAGTGGATGTACGGCTTGGCCTGTATTCCGATTATTTGAATGAAACGCCGGTAAAGGAAGACAAACCATCAGCAAAAGCGGAAATTCCGGCGGTGAAAGAGGAAAAGCCGAAAAAGAAAATGACGTATGCTGAAAAGAAGCAGTGGGAAACGATTGAATCGGATATTGAGATGCTCGAACAGAAAATTGCCGAGACAGAACAGCAGATGCTGACAGCCGGATCAGACTATGATCAACTTCGCAAGCTCGACGAACAGCTCGTGACACTCAATAACGAATATGAAGAATTGATTGAGCGCTGGTCTTATTTGCAGGAACTGGCCGACTAATGAATTGGAGGAGATTTTCTTGAAAATAAAATCGATTGAACCGACGCCAAGTCCAAATTCCATGAAAATTGTAATGGACACATCATTGCCGGACGGAACGAGTCATAACTATAAAAAGAAAGACGAAGCCCAGGCGCCTGAACCCATTCGTTCTCTTTTGGCGATCCACGGCATTAAAGGAATCTATCACGTCATGGACTTCATGGCGGTTGAACGAATCGGGAATGTTCCATGGGAATCAATACTTGCGGAAGTCCGCGCGATTTTAAATGAAGAAGATGGAACTTCGGAGCAAGCAGAAGAACCGCAAATAGATGAACATTTCGGTGAAGTGTATGTTCATGTCCAAACGTATAAGGAGATTCCGCTGCAGGTGAAAGTGTTCAACAGCGACGCCGAAGCCCGCTTTGGTTTGAGTGATCGTTTCGTTCAGGCGATGGAAACAGTACATCATTCGGAAGTGGAGAATTATATTTTGCTTCGTAAATGGGCTGATTACGGAATCCGCTATGGTGAATTGCAGGAAGTCGGCGACCAAGTCGTACAGGAACTGGAAGCTGCCTACCCTCAAGAACGTCTTCAGGAACTGGTGGAAAAAGCCGAGAAAGCAGACGAAGAAACAAAAGTACGGGGGCAAAAAGTGACAGTTGCTGAATTTAGCGTACCCGAATGGGAAACGCGGTTTCAGCTGCTTGATCAAATGCCTGACCCTGACGTATCTGATTATCCCGTGCTGACTCTTGCGCTTGAAGATGAGAAAATGTCGATCCGCAGACTCGCTACGGTATATCTTGGAATGATTGAAGACGAATCGGTCATTCCGTATATCGAAAAAGCACTGGAAGATAAAAGCTGGGCCGTTCGCCGTACAGCGGCAGACTGCATGAGTGATCTCGGCTATACAGGCTTTGAGCCCGCAGCAATCCGTCTGCTGCAGGATAAAAACAAGCTGGTCCGCTGGCGGGCAGCGATGTTCCTGTATGAAACCGGAACGGAACGCGCGCTGCCGGCATTGCATGAAGCAGAAAACGATACAGAGTTTGAAGTCAAACTGCAAGTTCGCATGGCTATTGCCCGCATAGAAGAGGGCGAGGAAGCACAAGGTTCTATTTGGCGGCAAATGACTGAACGAAGTAAATAAACTGGTAAAAGCCTTTGAAATCTATCGATGATTTCAAAGGCTTTTTTGTATGAAACTATTGACAGAGAATTTAAACAGGTATATGATGAAAGTAGATATTCGGAAAGGCATTCCGATAATCGTAAAAGAAATGTATATTGTGCGGCAGTAGAAGAATGGAGGGTTTTTATAATGTTCAACCTGGCTATTAAAAACACGGATGCTTTAAGGCCGGCATCTGAAGTAATGGACATCCGACGACTTGGCGTAATGCGTTCAACAAGTCTCAGCTTTTTACGCATTATGGTACGTAAAATGATGAATCAGGCTTGGGAGATTAAGCAGACCGCTTTTAATTTAGATGATGAAGGTTACGGAGATGCGCTGTATAGTATCACTACCCCGCAAGGACAGTATACATTTGTCGCATTATCCCGTGAAATCAGCGAAGAAACACGCAGTGACCGCGTGATTTCAGAAAGATGGGATGTTACATTTGCGCTTTGCGATGGACTGATTTCCGATAAAAAATTAAAACGAATGAAACAGGAACTTCCGAAACAGGAAATGGGCAGAGGAGATGTCACAGATCTCGTTTGGTCCAGAGCCAATAAAAGTGAGCGGGTTTTTTCTCATGTAGTGGAAGCCCTGTCACAGGGTGAACAGCCTGATGCAGAATTTATCTATGACATTGGCTATCTGTTCCGCACGACTGCGGTATACGGAAATGGGAAATTCGGCATTGCCCCTTACGAACATATGAAAGATAACCATACGTTCAGCGGTGCCTATCAATCACAAATGTTCGCAGTTTACATGCTGCGCCATTTCAGCTTTGAACTGGTTGAACATATTGCACGGAGAAAGAATCCCAATGCGGCTGTACTGAAGCCTGAACTTAAAAAACTGCTCGGTACGGGGAATGCAACAGGACTCGGGATGGTGCCTTACTTAATTTCACATCCGAAACTGCTTCACCAGTGGATTTGGATTCGTGAAGTTGCCTTGGCGCGT
The Sporosarcina sp. P33 genome window above contains:
- a CDS encoding ABC-F family ATP-binding cassette domain-containing protein; this translates as MSHVTIEKLTKTVGEKTLFQNVEFGMQSGDKVGLIGINGTGKSTLLSILAGESEADSISMDHPNKFQIAYLPQEPVVNPELTVMEAVFESDAPIIRLNLNYEHALQNLSSDSANPEFQERFSHLQNEMDSTGGWDLNAQARTILMKLGIDMFDKKMGELSGGQQKRVALAKVLIEPADLLLLDEPTNHLDVASIQWLQDFLQNVQGAVLFITHDRYFLDQVATHIYELADKTLYSHTGNYADYLEAKALREEMNASSEQKNRNRYRNELKWIRRGAKARSTKQKARIGRFEELEEKVKQSDGSLDFDMDLQTTRLGKKVLEIRDITKRFGDKVILNPFSAILQAKERIAIVGPNGVGKTTLLQMLDGTIEPDSGEVDRGSTVKIAHFHQHIPAMNENQRIIEYVRETSNDIETGSGERLSATQMLERFLFPSSAHGTPIGKLSGGERKRLYLLKLLMEQPNVLLLDEPTNDLDLETLSVLESFIDTFAGVVVTISHDRFFLDRISRKLWILDGSGEVDVRLGLYSDYLNETPVKEDKPSAKAEIPAVKEEKPKKKMTYAEKKQWETIESDIEMLEQKIAETEQQMLTAGSDYDQLRKLDEQLVTLNNEYEELIERWSYLQELAD
- a CDS encoding virulence factor; this encodes MKIKSIEPTPSPNSMKIVMDTSLPDGTSHNYKKKDEAQAPEPIRSLLAIHGIKGIYHVMDFMAVERIGNVPWESILAEVRAILNEEDGTSEQAEEPQIDEHFGEVYVHVQTYKEIPLQVKVFNSDAEARFGLSDRFVQAMETVHHSEVENYILLRKWADYGIRYGELQEVGDQVVQELEAAYPQERLQELVEKAEKADEETKVRGQKVTVAEFSVPEWETRFQLLDQMPDPDVSDYPVLTLALEDEKMSIRRLATVYLGMIEDESVIPYIEKALEDKSWAVRRTAADCMSDLGYTGFEPAAIRLLQDKNKLVRWRAAMFLYETGTERALPALHEAENDTEFEVKLQVRMAIARIEEGEEAQGSIWRQMTERSK